The genomic window AACGGCCTGGCTTTCGAAACTGCCTCTTTCAGGAAATCATCCTGATCTGGCCGATGAATTGCGCTGGTGGAGCCATCTACAGCGCTGGGCCCTGAGCATGATTGCTCGCGGACGTTGGCTACCCCAGGTGGAACTCAGCAAGGGAGAGGGCTATCCCCACCGAGCACGCTGGACACCGCTACTCAACCGTGAAGATGATCGCCGCCGCCTCGAAGACCTTGCCGCTCAGCTTCCCTTAGTGGCCACCTGCGCCCTCCCCTGGCGGGAGCCCACCGGAAGGCGTAGCAACCGAATGACCCGCCTAAGACCAGAGGCGATGCGAGCCGCTAACCCTGTGGCTTCATGCCGACCCCGCAGCGGTCGCCTTCGCGTAGCCAGCTTGCTGGAAGAACTCTTGGATGCCCAACTGCGCACCGGATTTGAAGCGAGTGAGCAAGGCCTAGACCCATTGCTCACAGCCTGGCAGGAAGCACTGGGGTCCGACAGCGGCGTGATCAACCTCCCCGATGAGGAAGCCGAACGTCTAGCTACAGCAAGCAACCATTGGCGTGAAGGCGTGGCTGGCAACGTCGCACCAGCCAGAGCCTGCTTAGAACTCTTCACTCCCGGAGAAGGGGAAGACCTCTGGGAGCTGCGCTTCTCCTTACAGGCTGAGGCTGATCCCACAATCAAAGTACCGGCCGCAGCAGCCTGGGCAGCTGGTCCCAAGGTGTTGCAACTAGGCGAAATCCGTGTGGAACATCCAGGCGAGGTGCTACTGGAAGGCATGGGGCGAGCCCTCACGGTGTTTGCACCGATCGAACGAGGCCTCGACAGCGCCACACCAGAAGCAATGCAGCTCACCCCTGCTGAAGCCTTTGTATTGGTGCGCACTGCAGCGACCCAACTGCGTGATGTTGGCGTTGGCGTGGAATTGCCTGCCAGCCTCTCGGGAGGGCTGGCCAGTCGCCTAGGCCTAGCGATCAAGGCGGAGCTATCGGAGAGATCTAGAGGTTTCACTCTGGGCGAAACCCTCGACTGGAGTTGGGAGCTCATGATCGGTGGCGTCACCCTGACGCTTCGCGAACTGGAGCGACTAGCAAGCAAGCGCAGCCCGCTTGTCAACCACAAGGGCGCCTGGATCGAATTACGCCCCAACGATCTCAAACATGCGGAACACTTCTGCAGCGTCAATCCAGGCATCAGCCTCGACGATGCCTTGCGCCTTACCGCAACAGATGGCGACACGCTGATGAGACTGCCCGTTCACCGCTTTGAGGCCGGTCCACGACTACAGGCGGTGTTGGAGCAGTACCACCAGCAAAAAGCACCAGACCCCCTACCTGCTCCCGAAGGCTTCTGCGGTCAGCTAAGGCCTTATCAGGAAAGGGGTCTGGGTTGGCTGGCCTTCCTGCATCGCTTCGATCAAGGGGCATGCCTGGCCGACGACATGGGCCTTGGCAAAACGATCCAGCTACTGGCATTCCTGCAACATCTCAAGGCGGAACAGGAACTCAAACGGCCGGTATTGCTTATCGCTCCCACGTCCGTACTCACCAACTGGAAGAGAGAGGCGTTGGCCTTCACACCAGAGTTAAACGTCCGCGAACACTATGGGCCGCGTCGGCCCTCTACCCCCGCCGCCTTAAAGAAAGCACTCAAAGGCTTAGACCTCGTTCTCACCAGTTATGGGCTCCTGCAGCGAGATAGTGAGCTCCTGGAAACGGTCGACTGGCAAGGCGTGGTCATCGATGAAGCCCAAGCCATTAAGAACCCCAACGCCAAACAGAGCCAAGCAGCACGCGATATGGGCCGCCCAGACAAAAACAATCGCTTCAGGATTGCTCTTACCGGCACACCCGTCGAAAACCGAGTAAGTGAACTTTGGGCACTAATGGACTTCCTTAACCCAAGGGTTCTCGGTGAAGAAGACTTCTTCCGCCAGCGCTACCGGCTGCCGATTGAGCGCTATGGCGACATGTCTTCCCTGCGAGACCTCAAGGGCCGTGTTGGTCCCTTCATCCTGAGACGACTCAAAACCGACAAGGCAATCATCTCCGACCTACCCGAAAAAGTAGAGCTGAGCGAATGGGTGGGGCTGAGCAAAGAACAGGCAGCCCTCTATCGCAACACAGTGGATGAAACACTGGAGGCCATTGCCCGCGCACCCAGGGGTCAACGCCATGGCAAGGTGCTCGGATTGCTTACCAGACTGAAGCAAATCTGCAACCATCCCGCCCTAGCCCTCAAAGAACAAACCGTTGCAAAAGGGTTCATGGACCGCTCCGCCAAGCTGCTGCGTTTGGAAGAAATTCTCGAAGAAGTAATCGAGGCAGGAGATCGCGCTCTGTTATTCACCCAATTCGCAGAATGGGGTCATCTCCTTAAGGCCTACCTGCAACAACGCTGGCGCTTTGAAGTTCCCTTCCTGCACGGCAGCACAAGCAAAACTGAACGTCAGGCCATGGTTGATCGCTTCCAGGAGGATCCACGTGGACCCCAACTGTTCCTGCTGTCACTCAAAGCCGGTGGTGTAGGCCTCAACCTGACGCGGGCTAGCCATGTGTTTCATGTTGATCGCTGGTGGAATCCTGCCGTAGAAAACCAGGCCACTGATCGCGCTTACAGGATCGGGCAAACCAGTCGGGTGATGGTGCACAAATTCATCACCAGCGGCTCAGTTGAAGAGAAAATTGATCGCATGATTCGTGAAAAATCTCGACTTGCCGAAGACATCATTGGCTCTGGAGAAGACTGGTTAGGTGGCTTAGGCGTCAGTCAATTGCGCGAACTAGTGGCCCTAGAAGACAGCTGATTCAAAGATGACGTCATGACAAGCAGCACCAACAACACCAGCATCACAACCGCCCTAGGGGAAGAGGGGCTAGGGCAACAGCCTTGGTGGGTGGAGCAATGGATGGAATTGATTAATTCCTACCGCTTCAAAAAGCGACTTGAGCGTGCCTGGACCTACGCCAGAGAAGGCAATGTCACCTCAATACGCTTCGAGGGTCGCCGAGTACACGCCCGCGTCCAGGGCACCGGTGAAGACCCCTACAAGGTGAAACTCTGGCTTGATGTCCTCAACGACGAAGACTGGGGGTATGTACTTGAAGCCCTTACCCAGAAAGCGCGCTGGTCTGCCCAGTTGCTAGCAGGGATCATGCCGGCAGACATCGAGCGGGCATTTGCAGCCAGTGGTCGACGTCTTTTTCCCTTCAAGCTGCAGGAAGTCCGCAGTGAATGCAGCTGCCCAGATAAAGCCAATCCCTGCAAACACATCAGCGCCATCTATTTCCTGATGGGGGATCGCTTCAGCGAAGATCCCTTTGTACTGTTTCAGCTACGCGGTCGCACCCGCAACAAATTGCTTGCGGATCTAGCCGAACAACGGCGCGATGCACTCGCAAAACTGGCAGAAACAGCTGCCGCAAAGAATGAGGTTCCTGCTGAGCCATCCAGCAGCGACGACCTGCCTGTACCACCCCATCCCGCCGTTGTGGACCCGAGCTTATGGTGGCGCTACGACTCCAGCCTCGATGCCGATCTGGTGGTGATTACTCCAGCCCTGGAAGGCGACACAGGGCTCGATGCAGCAGGAGATCTACCCCTGGCCGAAGAACCCCGCTTCCCAAAAGCCCGTCAGACTTTTCTGAATCATCTCAGGGAGCAGGGACAAGCCCTATCCCAGCAAGCCATGCTTCAGGCAATGGCGACCGGTGGCTGAAGCCCCCTGGCTATCTTCTGAGAAGCAGGAGCTAGTCAACCTGCTTTTAATCTCTCACCAACAAGCTTTCAATTACCCACTTCTGGCATGTGAGCGGCGGCAGCCTTCACAACGTCTTGCCAGCCAGGAACTGTTTGCATCAAGACAGCCCGTACTGGCCCATAGTGACGGGCACGATCCAAATCTCAACTATGCCAATGCTGCAGCACTTCAGCTGTGGGGACGGCGCTGGGCAGAGATGGTCGGCATGCCTTCCCGCTTGACAGCACCAACCAGCGAACAAGATGCACGCGCCAATGCCTTAGACAAAGCGCTCCAACAGGATGCAATCAAGGACTATCAAGGGATCCGTATTAACCATGAAGGGCGAAGGTTTCTAATCAAGAACGCACGCATATGGACCCTATGGAATCAAGAAGGTCTACGCATCGGCCAAGCTGCTGCAATCGGCAGCTGGTATTGGTTATGAGTGCACACCAGCCCATTAACAATCAAAAATTGACGCTACCTTGCAACCAAGTTCATGCAAAAAATTAAGGAGATCATCAGCCGATAGGCATAGTCCATTTTTTTGATACATGAATTTTGATACATGAAATTTAGGCAAAATACGCATGTCAACTTTGGCTTAATCACTTAAGCCTTGAATATTTTCTATTTTGAGAATCCAAGAATTCTGATCAAAAGCCAATCTTCCTTTGCGTTATTCAAACGCCTGAAACAACCACTCGACACATCCCAGCCCATTACCACAACTGATATTGTGCAAACAGAAATGAAAGTTACACAATTTCAGTTAACCGGTCGGATTTAGGCCAAGCCGCCATAAGTTTAAAAAACTACCAAGCTGACCCTGATATTCAATGCTTAAGGGCGCAACAAAGATAAAAACACTTCGCTGACCAATAACAACAAAGAGTCTCTGATCCTGCTGTCAAAGTTTTGAACCATGAACGGCTCAAAACATTCTGCTATGTGGTCTTGCATCATCACTGCCACTGGCCCTAAGGGCGAGAGCGCGAACAGACAAAAGTGGCCTAGCGCAGTGCGATTCTCGAGATCAGCGTCGCCAAAAACCAAGCATCACATCGCCAACACGGTTCAGCTGAAGAACGACGTGAGATACCAACAAGACCCTTTAAGCATGGCTCAATGTTGTGGAGGCGTACTCTTTGAGAACAGCCCTAGCCCGAAAAGCAACTCCAAGCTTCATTCTTCAACTGACATCGTTGCTCTGAACTTGTAGAGGCGCCGTAAAATCGCAGCGACCCAGAGAACTGTATGCAACGTCGAAAACTACTCGGGTCTGGTGCTACGGCTGTCTCAGCAGCCGTCGGCGCAGGCATTCTCAGTGCCTGCACAATCCGTAGAGAGGAAGAAAGCGGCAGTAACAGCAGCCAGCCCAAGATCCGCTGGCGAATGGCCACCAGCTGGCCCCCCTCACTAGACACGATTTACGGCGGGGCCGAAACAATCAGCAGAAGGGTGAATGAACTAAGCGGAGGCAACTTCCAAATCAAGCCCTATGCGGCCGGCGAGCTCGTACCAGGCCTAGAAGTCCTTGATGCGGTTCAGGCGGGCTCCGTCGAGTGCGGTCATACCGCCAGTTACTACTACATTGGCAAAAATCCCGGCTTTGCCTTCGGCACTTCCGTACCGTTTGGCCTTACCGCACAACAACAGAACGCTTGGCTCTACGAAGCAGGCGGTAACGACGCCATCAACAACCTCTATGCCGATTTCGGAGTGATCAGCTTCCCCGCTGGCAACACCGGTGCACAAATGGGCGGATGGTTCAAGCGCAAACTCGAGGGTCTGAGTTCTCTACAGGGACTCAAAATGCGTATCCCTGGCCTGGGCGGCAAGGTGCTTGCCCAGCTGGGTGTGAACGTCCAGGTTTTGCCTGGTGGAGAGATCTACCTGGCTCTAGAGCGTGGCGCGATCGACGCCGCTGAATGGACCGGCCCATACGATGACGAAAAGCTTGGCCTAGCCAAAGCCGCACGCTTCTACTACTACCCAGGTTGGTGGGAACCCGGCCCCACCCTTGCCGCTCTGGTCAACCAACAAGCCTGGAGCAAGCTGCCGAGCGAATATCAAGCGATGTTCAACACCGCCTGTTACGAAGCCAACCTCACCATGCTCAGCCGATACGACAACCTCAACGGGGCTGCTCTGCAAAGGCTTTTAAAGGGCAACACCGAGCTGGTTCCCTATGACCAAAGCATCCTTAAAGCTGCCCAGGAAGCAGCCTTCCAGCTCTATAGCGATACCGCCGCAAAAGATGCCAGCTTCCGCAGCCTGCTTCAGCAATGGCAAGGCTTCCGTAAGCAGGTTTACGCCTGGAACAACGTCAATGAGTTCTCATTCGCTCGCTTCAGTTACGACCAGCTGCAAGGAACTTGATGAGACGCTGGCTAGACCTAGCAGAACGCCTTGACGCCTTAAACAAGGCCTTTGCAGTCATTGCACGCTGGTCGGTGTTGATGATGTTGGGATTAGGGCTCTGGAACGTTGTGGGGCGCTATCTGGGTGTGTCCATCGGCCACAATCTCAGCTCCAACGGTCTCATCGAAGGGCAGTGGTACCTCTTTGATCTGGTGTTCCTACTGGGACTGGGCTGGACCCTCCAACGCCATGGGCATGTGCGGGTTGATGTACTTCAAAGCCGCTGGGGAGAAAAGCACCAAACACGTATGGAGCTGCTTGGCACCCTGGTCTTCCTGTTGCCATTTGCCCTGGGAGTAATGCTGATCTCGCTCGAACCCGCCCTGCAGTCTTGGAGAATCGGCGAAGCCTCACCCGACCCCAACGGCCTGCCGCGCTACTGGGTTAAATCCCTCATCCCCTTGGGCTTCCTACTCTTGGCCCTACAAGGCGTCGCCGAAGCCATTCGAGCCTGGGCAAAGCTAAAAGCCCAAACATTGATGCCATTCAACCCTGAAGCGGAACAGGGCGGAGATCGCCTTGATTGAGATTGAACTACTCGACCATGTGATCAGTTTCGATCCCGCCACCACACTTGGGCCTGGGATGTTTATAGCCCTGGTCTTCGCCCTATTGAGCGGCTATCCAGTTGCCTTCTGCCTCGGTGGCATTGCCGTGATCTTCGCGTTGCTGGGCATGGCTCTTGGTGTGATCGATCCACTGTTCGTTACCGCTCTGCCGCAGCGAATCCTGGGGATCATGGCCAACTTCACCTTGTTGGCCATTCCGGCGTTTGTGTTCATGGGCGCCATGCTCGAGACATCAGGTATTGCAGAGCGACTGCTCGAGAGCATGGGACGTCTACTCGGCAAACTGCGCGGTGGCCTAGCCCTGGCGGTCGTGCTAGTCGGCTCACTGCTCGCTGCCACCACCGGAGTCGTAGCAGCGACAGTCACCACTATGGGGCTGATCTCTCTACCGGCCATGCTGAGAGCGGGCTACGACCGCTCACTTGCCACGGGGGTCATTGCTGCCTCAGGAACCCTTGGCCAGATCATCCCACCCAGCATTGTCTTGGTGGTTCTCGGCGACCAGTTGGGTGTCTCAGTAGGAGATCTGTTCCTTGGCTCACTGATTCCAGGGGTGCTCATGGCTGGTGCATTTGCCACTTATGTGCTCGTGATCAGCCACCTCAAACCTCATCTCGCCCCCCAACTGAATCCAGCAGACCTGATCCCCATGCAACCTGGCCAACTGCTGCGTGTGATCATCCCGCCCCTAGGCCTGATCCTCTTAGTGCTAGGCAGCATCTTCTTTGGAATCGCAACACCCACCGAAGCTGGCGTTCTTGGTGCCACTGGCGCCATGGTCCTAGCAGCGCTCAATGGAGGGTTCAGCCGTAGCAGCCTCTCAAAAGTATGCGATGAAACCCTACGAACCACCGCCATGGTGATGGCGATTTTACTGGGCTCAACAGCTTTTAGCCTTGTCTTTCGCGGAGTAGGCGGCGATCAACTCATTGCCGATCTTTTGCTGAACCTGCCCGGCGGCAAGGTTGGTTTTATGGCCGTGAGCATGCTCACGATCTTCGGCCTCGGCTTTTTCATCGACTTCTTTGAAATCGCCTTTATTGCCGTTCCGCTCTTACTGCCCGCAGCTCGCCAAATCCTTGGACCCGAGGCCTTGATCTGGCTAGGTGTGGTCATCGGCGCCAATTTGCAAACCTCCTTCCTCACTCCACCTTTCGGCTTCGCACTCTTTTATCTACGCGGAGTAGCCCCTAAAACCATTACCACACAAGAAATCTATAAGGGTGCACTGCCCTTCGTGGGCCTGCAAATCGCTGTCTTGGTGCTGATCATTGCAGCCCCACCCCTAGTGGATTGGCTGCCCAACCTTGCCGCCTCCTGAAAGAAAGCACAGTTCTCCGAACACCCTCCGTAGAGTTTTGGCATTGGTGTAAAGGGTCCATGAACGTTGCGAGCAAAGACACCACGGTGACAACGGCCAGCACTGCTCCAAGGTTGTCACTGCAATGCGCAGCTATCGCTAGCGACACCACCACGATCCGTGCCCTCGATTGGGACCGCAGCCGCTTTGATATCGAGTTCGGCCTCCGTAACGGCACCACCTACAACAGCTTCCTGGTGAGAGGTGCCAAGACAGCACTGATCGATACCAACCACCTCAAGTTTGAGGACACCTGGCTACCGATGCTTAAGCAGCAAATCGATCCAAAAGCGATCGACTATCTCATCATCAGCCACACCGAACCCGACCATTCCGGGCTAGTGGGCCAGATCATCGATCTCAATCCCGAGATCGAAATCGTTGCTTCGAAGGTCGCCATCAAGTTCCTAGAAGATCAGGTGCATCGCCCCTTCCGCTCGCGAGAAGTCAAAAGCGGCGAAGAACTGGATCTAGGCACTAACTCAACAAGCGGTATCGCTCACCGCTTCGAATTTCTGAGTGCGCCCAACCTGCACTGGCCAGACACAATCTTCTCTTTCGACCACGCCACAGGGATTCTTTACACCTGTGATGCATTTGGTCTGCACTATTGCTCAGAAGAACTCTTCGACCAGGACCCCTCCGCACTGGCCCCAGACTTCCGCTTCTATTACGACTGCTTGATGGGGCCCAATGCGCGCAGTGTTGTCCAGGCTTTGAAGCGCATGGATCAGCTGCCAGAGATCACCACAATTGCCGTTGGTCACGGCCCGCTACTCCGCCACCATCTCAAGCTTTGGGTCGAAGACTATCGCGACTGGAGCAGCCAACGAAACCAAGGAGAAAGCTATGCAGCCATCTGTTATCTCAGTTATTACGGCTTTTGCGACCGGCTCAGCCAAGCCATTGCCCACGGCATCGGCAAAGCCAAAGGCGAGGTACAACTAGTCGATCTTCGCGCCACTGATGCGCAAGAACTGAGCGCATTAATTGGTGAAGCAAAGGCTGTAGTAGTACCAACCTGGCCATCCCAACCAGATGCAGAACTGCAGAGTTCAATTGGCACCCTATTGGCAGCTTTGAATCAAAAGCAATGGGTTGCCGTTTACGATGCCTATGGCGGCAATGATGAGCCAATTGATGCAGTAGCAGCGCAGCTGCGTAGCCTTGGGCAAAAAGAAGCTTTCGAACCTTTAAGGGTGCGGCAAGCTCCTGACGGGAATGTCTACCAACGCTTCGAAGAAGCTGGTACCGACCTTGGACAACTGCTCAACCAAAAGCAAAATATTGCGGCAATGAAAAGCCTAGATACTGAACTTGACAAGGCCATGGGTACCCTTAGTGGCGGCCTTTATGTCGTCACCGCCAGCCAAGATGAAGAGTCCAGCCAACGACGTGGCGCCATGATCGCAAGCTGGGTAAGTCAAGCAAGTTTCACACCGCCAGGGCTAACCGTCGCAGTAGCCAAAGACAGAGCCATAGAAACCCTGATGCAAGTAGGGGATCGTTTCGTGATCAACGTATTAAGAGAAGACAACTATCAACCCTTACTAAGGCAATTCCTCAAACGCTTCCCCCCCGGAGCCGATCGTTTCGAAGGAGTGAATGTACTCAACAATGTTGCTAAAGGAGGCCCCGTCCTCGTGGATGCGCTGGCCTTCTTGGATTGCCTCGTCAAACAGCGACTAGAAACCCCCGATCACTGGATCATCTACGCCCTGGTGGAACAAGGCAATGTGGCGGATGCTGAAGCTAAAACAGCAGTACATCACCGCAAAGTAGGGAACCACTACTGATGTCGATGTCCTCCATCCACGAGCCTGCTGCAGCAGCGCAGCGAACGGTGATCACACTCCCAATCGAAAAGGGCCTGATCAGCTTGCGCGGCCTTAGTCCACAACGTCTGCGCTTTGAGCTGGAATATGCCCTGGAGCGAGGCAGTACCGCCAATAGCTTTCTTTTCTCTGCCGGGGACGACTCATATGGGCAACCTCAAGCGGCTGTCCTGGTACACCCCCCTGGCGACGCCTATGCGGAGGTTTTCATGCCGGCACTCGCCAAGGCTCTACCTTCAGATACCACGACGTTGAAGGTGGTCGTTGGTCACATCAACCCCAACCGAGTTGCGCTACTCAAAAAGCTAGCCAGCACCTACCCCAAGCTGAAATTAATCAGTTCCAATCCCGGCGCCAAATTGCTCAGAGAGCTTTGGGAGCAACGCAAACCAGCAACACCCAACAACAATGAACAAGAAGAGTCATCCCTTCCGTCTCTTCCATCCATTGAGATTGTTCGACAAGAACAGAAGCTCTCCCTCAGCAACGAACACGCATTGTGGCTGCTACCAGCGCCAACAGCTCGCTGGCCAGGCGGCCTACTGGCCTTCGAAGAAAGCCTTGGCTTGTTGATGAGCGACAAACTATTCGCCGCCCACCTCTGCACAAGCGAATGGGCAGAAGCCAATCGCATCAGCACCGAAGAGGAGCGTAGGCATTTCTACGACTGCCTGATGGCTCCCATGGCCAGCCAGGTAGATACCTTAGTAGAGCGGCTTGAAGAGCTAGACATCCGCACGATCGCCCCATGCCATGGGCCAGCCATAGAAACGAGCTGGCGGAGCCTCTTGAATGACTACCGCCGCTGGGGTGAAAGCCAACAACAAGCCCCTTTAAAGGTCGTTCTTCTTTTCGCCAGCGCCTACGGCAACACAGCGGCGATTGCTGACGCACTCGCAAAAGGAGTCTCCAGTACTGGTATTCAAGTAGAAAGCCTCAACTGCGAATTCACACCTGCGAATGAATTGGTGAATGCAATCCAACAAGCCGATGCCTACTTGATTGGATCGCCAACCCTTGGAGGGCATGCACCAACACCAATCGTATCGGCCCTAGGAACCTTGCTGGCCGAAGGTGACCGCAACAAAAAGGTAGGCATATTCGGCAGCTATGGCTGGAGTGGAGAGGCATTGGAACTTCTCGAAAAGAAGCTACGTGATGGTGGTTTCTCCTTTGGATTCGAGCCAATCAAAGTGAAGTTCAGTCCCGATGCTGCCATGGTGAAAACCCTGGAAGAGACAGGAACACTGTTTGGGCGAAACCTGCTCAAAAAACAGCGGCGTCAGCAACCACGAGCAAGCAGTGGCATGAGTGCAAGCCGTAGCGATCCAGCCGTGCTTGCCCTTGGTCGGGTAGTGGGCTCACTATGCATCTTGACGGCTCGTAAAGGGGAAGGGAATACAGCGCTTAGCGGCGCAATGGTCGCAAGCTGGGTTAGCCAAGCCAGCTTTTCACCGCCAGGGCTGAGCGTGGCCGTCGCCAAAGACCGAGCCGTTGAAGCGTTGCTGCATCGGGGCGACCACTTCGCTCTCAATGTGTTGGCAGCAGGAAGGCAACACGAACTGATGAAACATTTCCTGCAACCATTCCCAGCTGGTTCAGACCGGTTCGCAGGGCTAGACCTTGACGCCAGTCCCGCAGGTCAACCGCTGCTTAAAAATGCTCTGGCATGGCTTGAAGGATGCGTACAGCAACGCATGGAATGTGGAGACCACTGGCTGCTATATGCCGAGATCAGCCATGGTGCCCTACTTGAGCGAGAAGGCACGACGGCTGTGCATCAGCGCCGCAGCGGGGCGAACTACTGAAGAAGCAGCCTTGCGAGAAACTCGCGCAGACAGGCCCCATACACTCCTCCTAACTCATACTGATTATGAGTTAGGCTGCCAATTGTTGCGCATCCCTCCATTCATGAATCTCACCACCAACGCCAATCTTGAAGCGGCCTTTGGCGGCGAGAGCATGGCCAACCGTAAATACCTCTTCTTTGCCGACGTTGCCCAGACACTTGGCAACAATGAATTAGCAAAGCTTTTCCGCGACACTGCGGCGCAGGAAACCGAACACGCCTTCGCTCACTTCCGCTTGCTCCATCCTGAGCTATTAATCGAAGATCCTGCCGCACTCAACGCTGCTGACAAGCAGAAGATGCTCACCCGCTGCCTCGAGCTGGCCATTGAAGGTGAAACCTATGAATACACCACCATGTACCCAGAGTTCGCTACTCAGGCCCGCCAGGACAGAGACAGCACTGCAGAAGCAGAATTCAACGAACAGATCGAAGAGTCTCAGCAACACGCGAACCTTTTTCGTCGTGCAGCCAGCAACTTCGGCTTTTTAGTGCCAATCGAGCAACATCATGCTGAGCGTTACGGCGTTGCCCTCAAAGCACTGGAAGGCAAGGGCGTCGTAAGCGAAGCGGATCAACCCGTAACTGGTAAATGGATCTGCAAAGTGTGCTCGATGATCTATGACCCGGCCATCGGCGATCCCGAGTCAGGCATCTCAGCAGGAACCGCATTTGAAGCAATCCCAGAAGATTGGGTCTGCCCCATCTGCGGCACCCGAAAAGCCAACTTCGTGCCTTACCGAGAAGCCGAACTCAAAGAAGCGGCCTGAGATTGGCTGAGGTGCTGCAAAACCGTGTACAAATTTGTTGCGTGAGCAAAGCATCTCTTGAGTTAGACCAGGTTTATGGCTTTATCACCCCCCCCCGATCTGCTTGTCATCGCCGCTAGCAATGGCGAGAACCTAAAGCTAGCTCGTCGCATCGCCGCTCAAGCTGAACACCAGGGACACAGAGCCAAGATTCTCGATCTCACAAGCTTGGGCCTGCCACTGTTCACGCCTGTGGCAAAGGAAGCTGGAATGCCAAACGGTGTCACCCCACTCCATCAACAGCTGATGGCGGCCTCGCACTGGGTGATCTGCGCGCCTGAATACAACGGCTCGATTCCACCTGCATTCACAAGTGCCGTCGCCTGGCTCTCCGTACAAGGAGATGACTTCCGCAGTTTGTTCAACGGCAGGCCAATCGCAATGGCAAGCTTTTCCGGCGGGGGCGGCATGGGCATGTCGATGAGCCTGCGCAGTCAACTCAGCCACCTCGGCGCTCAAGTGCTTGGACGGCAGCTGATGAGTAACCACGCCAAACCCGCCAAAGACGAATCCATTCGAGACTTAGTTCACCTGCTGATGCAGATGCAACCTCTCAAGCTTTGATCCATCCGAACCAATCACCTTGTTGCACAAGCCTCGATCAGGATCTTCTCGCCGACCGCTCGAAGGCCTAGAACTGCGAAACAAACTAAATCTAGTGAACACTAGATATGGATTCTTACAAAAGAAACTCTCTACAGCTTTAAACGCAAAAAATCTGGTTTTGCTAACTTAAGAATGAGAGCAAAAGCCTGATCTACCAGAAGCCTTGCCCTGTCTAGAAACAACAAAAGCCAGACACAATCCCAATCATAAAGACAATCTAAAAAAGATTGGCACGCTAGATATTGTGGCTTGAAATGCACAAGTCATTGCATTCAGCCCTCGGCGCGATGGGATCTCAGCCTGGCCAAAACGCTGCTGTTCGATACCGCGGTTTTCTGCTCCTGCCACAGAGCAACCAAACATGGTTAGTTAGGCCTGAACGCAG from Prochlorococcus marinus str. MIT 9313 includes these protein-coding regions:
- a CDS encoding TRAP transporter substrate-binding protein; the encoded protein is MQRRKLLGSGATAVSAAVGAGILSACTIRREEESGSNSSQPKIRWRMATSWPPSLDTIYGGAETISRRVNELSGGNFQIKPYAAGELVPGLEVLDAVQAGSVECGHTASYYYIGKNPGFAFGTSVPFGLTAQQQNAWLYEAGGNDAINNLYADFGVISFPAGNTGAQMGGWFKRKLEGLSSLQGLKMRIPGLGGKVLAQLGVNVQVLPGGEIYLALERGAIDAAEWTGPYDDEKLGLAKAARFYYYPGWWEPGPTLAALVNQQAWSKLPSEYQAMFNTACYEANLTMLSRYDNLNGAALQRLLKGNTELVPYDQSILKAAQEAAFQLYSDTAAKDASFRSLLQQWQGFRKQVYAWNNVNEFSFARFSYDQLQGT
- a CDS encoding DEAD/DEAH box helicase — encoded protein: MSLLHATWLPAIRTPTSSGRPALLVWADTWRVATPAGPAATPALHPFTLSPDDLRAWLIERDLLPDEIIDATACLTLPSRTVKPRNKTKNVSTESDEAKDNKTSWTGLPLQAGEPIPKQTEWWPWQVQGLAVEPAAATAWLSKLPLSGNHPDLADELRWWSHLQRWALSMIARGRWLPQVELSKGEGYPHRARWTPLLNREDDRRRLEDLAAQLPLVATCALPWREPTGRRSNRMTRLRPEAMRAANPVASCRPRSGRLRVASLLEELLDAQLRTGFEASEQGLDPLLTAWQEALGSDSGVINLPDEEAERLATASNHWREGVAGNVAPARACLELFTPGEGEDLWELRFSLQAEADPTIKVPAAAAWAAGPKVLQLGEIRVEHPGEVLLEGMGRALTVFAPIERGLDSATPEAMQLTPAEAFVLVRTAATQLRDVGVGVELPASLSGGLASRLGLAIKAELSERSRGFTLGETLDWSWELMIGGVTLTLRELERLASKRSPLVNHKGAWIELRPNDLKHAEHFCSVNPGISLDDALRLTATDGDTLMRLPVHRFEAGPRLQAVLEQYHQQKAPDPLPAPEGFCGQLRPYQERGLGWLAFLHRFDQGACLADDMGLGKTIQLLAFLQHLKAEQELKRPVLLIAPTSVLTNWKREALAFTPELNVREHYGPRRPSTPAALKKALKGLDLVLTSYGLLQRDSELLETVDWQGVVIDEAQAIKNPNAKQSQAARDMGRPDKNNRFRIALTGTPVENRVSELWALMDFLNPRVLGEEDFFRQRYRLPIERYGDMSSLRDLKGRVGPFILRRLKTDKAIISDLPEKVELSEWVGLSKEQAALYRNTVDETLEAIARAPRGQRHGKVLGLLTRLKQICNHPALALKEQTVAKGFMDRSAKLLRLEEILEEVIEAGDRALLFTQFAEWGHLLKAYLQQRWRFEVPFLHGSTSKTERQAMVDRFQEDPRGPQLFLLSLKAGGVGLNLTRASHVFHVDRWWNPAVENQATDRAYRIGQTSRVMVHKFITSGSVEEKIDRMIREKSRLAEDIIGSGEDWLGGLGVSQLRELVALEDS
- a CDS encoding SWIM zinc finger family protein yields the protein MTSSTNNTSITTALGEEGLGQQPWWVEQWMELINSYRFKKRLERAWTYAREGNVTSIRFEGRRVHARVQGTGEDPYKVKLWLDVLNDEDWGYVLEALTQKARWSAQLLAGIMPADIERAFAASGRRLFPFKLQEVRSECSCPDKANPCKHISAIYFLMGDRFSEDPFVLFQLRGRTRNKLLADLAEQRRDALAKLAETAAAKNEVPAEPSSSDDLPVPPHPAVVDPSLWWRYDSSLDADLVVITPALEGDTGLDAAGDLPLAEEPRFPKARQTFLNHLREQGQALSQQAMLQAMATGG
- a CDS encoding MEKHLA domain-containing protein; translated protein: MAEAPWLSSEKQELVNLLLISHQQAFNYPLLACERRQPSQRLASQELFASRQPVLAHSDGHDPNLNYANAAALQLWGRRWAEMVGMPSRLTAPTSEQDARANALDKALQQDAIKDYQGIRINHEGRRFLIKNARIWTLWNQEGLRIGQAAAIGSWYWL
- a CDS encoding TRAP transporter small permease subunit encodes the protein MRRWLDLAERLDALNKAFAVIARWSVLMMLGLGLWNVVGRYLGVSIGHNLSSNGLIEGQWYLFDLVFLLGLGWTLQRHGHVRVDVLQSRWGEKHQTRMELLGTLVFLLPFALGVMLISLEPALQSWRIGEASPDPNGLPRYWVKSLIPLGFLLLALQGVAEAIRAWAKLKAQTLMPFNPEAEQGGDRLD